A genomic segment from Glycine soja cultivar W05 chromosome 18, ASM419377v2, whole genome shotgun sequence encodes:
- the LOC114396922 gene encoding uncharacterized protein LOC114396922, with the protein MTSNGVPMNNLPILGEKNFDRWHVQMKALLGFQDVYEIVTSGYQEPSASATEAQRSTYKDLKKKDCKALFLIHQCVNDANFEKIANATTSKEAWDILIKSYEGAEKIKKVKLQTLRRQYELLAMEETESVAEYFTKILTLTNQMKCCGEQIKEQLVIEKVLRTLTSKFDQIVVAIEESKDLTSFKLEELQSSLEAHEQRLRERNPEKHNDQALQAQTSRKFDKQGDKSKKNKGKWRDEKWRKTEDSKCGDSGSSSQKAVSNPRSQFSGKKKWVDKKKVQCYNYRNFGHFAADYTFSKGSHVKGEEERLAQEENTEDYHYLLMVTTKNDLQCANFWYLDTGCSNHMSGRR; encoded by the coding sequence ATGACGAGCAATGGAGTTCCGATGAACAATCTCCCAATTCTTGGTGAAAAGAATTTTGATCGATGGCATGTGCAGATGAAAGCTCTTCTGGGTTTTCAAGATGTGTATGAGATTGTCACGAGCGGGTATCAAGAACCCAGTGCCAGTGCTACTGAGGCACAACGATCTACCTACAAAGATTTGAAGAAAAAGGACTGCAAAGCCTTATTCCTAATTCACCAATGTGTAAATGATGCCAACTTTGAGAAAATTGCAAATGCCACAACCTCGAAGGAAGCATGGGATATTCTTATAAAGAGTTATGAAGGTGCAGAAAAGATAAAGAAGGTAAAGCTTCAGACATTGAGAAGACAGTATGAGCTTCTTGCAATGGAGGAGACTGAATCAGTAGCTGAGTATTTCACCAAGATTCTCACACTCACCAATCAGATGAAGTGCTGTGGAGAACAGATTAAGGAACAACTGGTGATTGAGAAGGTGCTCAGAACACTGACATCAAAGTTTGATCAGATTGTGGTGGCCATTGAAGAATCAAAGGATCTTACATCCTTCAAGCTTGAAGAACTACAAAGTTCACTTGAAGCGCATGAGCAGAGATTAAGAGAAAGGAATCCTGAGAAGCACAATGATCAAGCCTTACAAGCTCAAACAAGCAGAAAGTTTGACAAGCAAGGAGACAAATCcaaaaagaacaaaggaaaGTGGCGTGATGAGAAGTGGAGAAAGACTGAAGATTCAAAATGTGGTGATTCTGGATCATCTTCACAGAAAGCTGTGTCAAATCCAAGAAGCCAATTCTCAGGGAAAAAGAAATGGGTCGACAAGAAGAAGGTGCAGTGTTACAACTACAGGAACTTTGGCCATTTTGCAGCTGATTATACATTCAGTAAAGGCTCTCATGTGAAAGGTGAAGAAGAAAGGTTGGCACAAGAGGAGAATACAGAAGATTATCACTATCTGCTGATGGTTACCACCAAAAATGATCTTCAGTGTGCTAATTTCTGGTACCTAGACACTGGTTGCTCAAACCATATGTCAGGGAGAAGATAG